The genome window TTCAGAACTGTCATTACGATAGGTATTTGCACACATAAATTTAAATCTGCTCCATTCATTCAAATCACCATCACTTTGGGCATTTGCTTACGTTAGCGTGTATTGTTGTTCTAGACATTGACATGTCAGGTGCTAACTGACTAGCCGCTGATGAACTCACTGACCATGATCGTCGAGACTGTCAGGGGACCCTGGACCTCCAGCATGGAAACTTGACGTTCAAAGTCAATCAAATTAGCTCTTTCCAGTCCACTAGCCTGAGCAATGAACAGCCTTGCCGAAACCCAATAGCTTGGAGCTGACGACATCGACGGAGCGATCTCACATGCACCTCATGGGGTAAGACATACATTGATAAATATGGAGGACATGAACAATGCCATTTGAAGACTCTCCAAAGAATAACATTCAGTGCAGCATAATGACGATAAGCCAGAGATATGCTTTCTCTCTCAGTGCCTTAAGCATTGTTTTGAAGAGTAGGTATCAAATTGGACTAATATTTGCATGAGACAGAGATGTTTTTGTAGTATTCAGAGAGCACCACGGGTGCACGGCCTCCTCATGTGACGACCAGacagtgaaaataaaaaaaggatcaGTTCTACAACTTACGGCACAGGAATCCATTCCACACAGACTGCTACTGTTTTGATGTTCATCTTCAACTGTTCCTGGTGTTTTAATAACCTGTGGAGGGCCACTTGTAAATGCTTGATGTGGGCAAAGTCAGAAACTTGTAAGATATTAGATATGCGCAGGAATATCAAACCAAATCCTCGGAACACCAGGGTTTTTTGCTTTCACATTTGCTTTTAAGATTTAGTCAAAGGTGCTCAATGAGGAAAGTACGAAAGAGACAGCTGGGAAGAAGCTTATCTGCGAGACGTAAGGAGGGTATCTGCGCACTCCTTGATATTTTGAAAAGAGCCATCAACACTCATTTCTGTCAGCTTGTGTAAATTCTTCTGAATGGCGTTTGCCTGCTCTAAGTATTGTTAAACATAAGAATAACAGCAGGTGAGAGACGTGGGGCGTCTCAGATACAGCATATCGAAAGTACACATTTTCAGAAGACTTTGACTATCTGCATTAACCGATTGAATTAAGTGCTAAAGCAAATTCATTttgacataaaatgcatatttttcctCCTCTATGTTTTAGTATCTCATATGTTTTTGAGCTTGGAGGTGTCAAGGGTTTTTTATTTGTGAAAGCAGCCAATTGAGTCCAATTACCTTTCCCTCTTtaaatctgattaaaaaaaaacaaaaaacgctGAAATAAACAGGTAACTCCAAACCTCCAAAGCTGGTTTCCATGACAAACACAACATAAAGGTGGAGAACATGAGGGGTACTGTTCCATTAAGTCATTAAGTCCTTATAAAACCAAACTCTGAGAGCATCTTTAGCCCTGCTGCTGCCCTCAGGCAGAGAACCGCTGTGTTTGAAGATCAAAGTCGTAGAGGTGTGACTCTAGGTTTATATGTGCAGGGAAATTGAAAATTTCCCTAAACTGGAGGGGTCTGCATAAAAAAGTAGGCCACAGCCCAGTAATAGTTTTCAAAAACAGGAGTTCTGttatgacaactctcggagtgtttggcgTAGTAATGGATATTAAAATGTTGgaatgtttggtcttggcggaatagatctgctacgctgctgctatTGCTGCTGGTGGTGGTTaatgctgctgttgttggttattgctgctgcagagcaagtacgggacttggctactgccaatacatacatgacatgctactgtgagcaagtaaggcatgctgctgctgtacaatacagcatacatgaattacccatagcagatctatacaggtggagctggggaaggtggagggtttctgaaagtacgctgcaactgctacagcaaatgctgaccaagtatttgaaggttgagcagagAGAGCTGATTGGCTAATGATACAGCAGGAACTAATCAgcagagaatgatgtgattgcaagcagattaagttaaggacctatcagcctgtgccatctagggTTTCATggcagaactttgtatttgctCCTTTTTTGCAGGGTTCTCTGCAGGCTGAATAATATAAAGTGCAGCTTTTGAACTGAGTTTTAGTGAGTAACTGCATGGCTTACGTCATTAGACCGCAATTAGTGACTTAAATCTGATGTCCATCTGTATAGGTGTGTGTGAACCGAAGATCcattacagcaaaaaaaaaaagccaaaaaaagccaaaaaaaaaaaaaatctacccaTAGGCGGCATATTTTATGTTCACAACCTTCTATACAATAATTACTGAAATTATTTTACTGAATATTCTGAAATTGAACTTCCAAGAGAGATTTATCTAGCCAGTCTTCAGAATCTCATAATAGTGTAATACTggaatataaaaattatttagatCTGGCAAAACATCATGTGGCTCAAAAGAAGAATACAATCTTTATGGTGTGTGCTGTAGCATGACTGTACTTCGTAATTCACACTCAACCCTACTTGTGCGACTCACCAACAGAATGACTCCCATGAGTGAAAAACACTCATTCAAAGTGATCGTATATAAAAGGGAAAGTGTTTAGCAGGGGAGGTTTTCAATGGCTCGGTCATGTTTGCCCTGAATAGGCGGTGCCAGCTTGGGTTTCCTCCAGGAATTAGGCTTTTTGTTTGTGTCTATAGGCCAGAAGTGACAGCTATTCCTGCTTGTTCAAAGTAAGCTTATACATTTGTCATGAGAAAGGCTGTGTCTACGTCCACCCCTTGTGACATGAAAGTCTCAGTTCTGTAACAGGAAGCTCAACTGTAGACTTCCATAAACATACTATAATAGAGGGGAGGTCTAAACAGCCAGGAAGACAGAGAAAGGAAGAGAGAAAGGCCTGAGCTGTGCTTTGAGTAAAATTATATACTGCATGATCCCAAATAAATGtcttaattaaattttttgtgtGATGTCTATTTGTTTTCCTCACAAACCCATTTAGAAATATGATAAATTTGCCACACTGACAAATCAGagattttaaacattatttaatatatttactgataattattaaaactgacattttatacatttcccTACCCCTCTGTAACATATTTGAACAccaataaaacaatgaaataaacaaTTTGCCATGCCTCACACCTGTGTTAATAATTCACGAGTTCAGATCATGTATTTTGACTATTTACAATGTATACTGTTCATAATAACAGAACTGTTTTTGGTGCAGGTTATAGACATTTACACAGTTTATTTACAGGTTTATCGTCACTATACTGCCTGGTTTGTAGCGCGCAAGTAGCACAAATCTCTACGGCACATTTTCCCAAATCATCTCCTCATTGTTCGTAAAACGTCAGTAAATTAAAGTGGGCCTTGAAGCACTCttaaatataggctattatgTACAACTGTTTCTTTCTCACGTTATCAGAGACAAATGTACACAAAAGTACCTACATTAATGCATTTTCATTATTGTAAAGCCAATATTCACTATATTTCAGAataaaataatctttgtttgttaaaataatcGCCTTTAAAACGATACTCCGCCCGCTTTGCTTGACACGTGACAGGCCTGAATGAATGACAGACAAGAGGTTAGCCTATAAGCATATCTAGgactacattattttaatcGAGGGATgatataggcctatttattcttaataatgatattaaaataacaacagttttttttttttaaatatatatacgaACAACTGAGATTTTAGTGAGTGTTTTCTAAACGAGCACCTGccactctctctttttttcttcatcccTTTTCATCATCATCTTTCTCCAATAACGAGTTCAAATGCACATGTAACATGTTGCAGCAGTTACACATAGCTATTGCACGTCTTAAGCCATCTAGGCTATAAGCGTGACGTTGTCTATCAAGATATGGATTAATGAACTACAGTGTGGATGCAGCAGTGGTCGTTGTAATCTGTCTAAAAACGAAgccataatttattattatttttttatatacattcagTAGTGTCAGGATCAGCATATATATCAGCTTTGTGTGTGATTTCAAGTGAAATTTTAGTGTTTTACTCGCTTAAGTAATCTTTTGAACCGAGTAACAAAAATCTCCAGCCCGGGAAAAAACaatgtggggaaaaaatgtttttaaagttattttttgctcttttatttattcaccgacgaaatatttaatttaatgtttgcaTATTTTAAAGTAACAAAATGTGTCAACAAATACTTTTTCCCTCATAAAaccatttatattgttttactCTCATATCTGCTGTTTTacactgtgagtgtgtgtgtcagtaaataTATAACAATTGAAAATTTGCTCTTCTTTTTTCCGTCTGGAACACCTGAACATGcctcagaaatattattatttgtttatttgtctgtAAATTCGTTatgaaaattattcatttatattcagTCATAATTATATTCAATCATAATTTTCAGGTGGTCCAAATTCCatcaatatataattaaaattattaacaaatTGAATATACCGTTGCTGTGTACCTCGATTAGAGACCTGTGTCGGGTTACTGCAGGTCACATAAGGTTACGTGGGCTTTACGTGTTACAGGCCTGTGTGTAGTTTGTTTTGTCTTCATATCTCTCTGTAACCCAGCGCAAAATTTAGAAATTGTAGCGTTTAATGtgggtgtttgtgtttgtgtaaccATCTATTATCGCAAAAGCACTTTCTCTCACAAAATGACTCTTCACTTTGCAGATAACTTATTAATATTTACGTAAGTCATATCATTAATACCATAGTTCGGTGGAAGACACTGCCAAAACTGTTAAGCTAGCTAGACAGGGTTATTCAGAGTTAAACGTCAATCACAAAGACAATCGGTTTGATTCGATGCAGGTtggcactgtttttttttgttttgttttgttttttaaacaaagacaaTGAAAGACTGTGCGATTTGcgtcaataaaaataatattaatatgaataaaacgcCTGCAttgatcatttatttatacTCATTTAATCTGAGATTTACAGACACATGCTGTTAACAAAAATAAGTCCGACATGTCTATTCTGTCTCTTTCTGACTTAAAGAGGAAgctataatattataatgattatgAAACATCATTCTGTTATTCAGTGGCAGTCTCTAAGACtgtaacacaaaacacatttggCACATACGCTTTGTAGATTTTGTACAATAACCAATATGCGTAGGCTAAATGCGTATTAAACGATCAGAACAATAATACAGAATTAATAGGCTAATCATTTAGAATTCATTTTACGGCACAAAACTGTTTAGACAGAGGTACAATAAGGCGAAATAATATGATACCAAAATAGCTCTCGAATTGTTGATCTCTcgtgggggaaaaaatcaaattaattttaacaaaataaaaaaaaaatatatatattaaaataaaacaatagaatAAAGGTTGGCAAAAACATTCTGCTGTAGTTCGCTGTtatttaagtgtgtgtgtgtgtgtgtgtgtgtgtgtgtgtgtgtgtgtgtgtgtgtgtgtgtgtgtgagagagagagagagagagagagagagagagagagtgtgtttcgctgagtgagtgagtgagtgagcgagAAAGAGACTGCGCATATATGTCTGCGCATATTTCTGCAGGTGTGGATGAAATCGGCTGGAAAATGAAGGCAGCCATTGCTCTAATCATTGAAAGTGAGGTTATCACAGCCTAGGAACAATTACAGCTTTTGGTTAACATTTTGGTGTTAATTAATACATATTGGAACAAAAAACTTTCATAAAGTGTAATCATTTTAGAAATACTTTCTAGTGTTCcttaaatgtaaatgatgatatttcggtagaaaaaaaaaaaaattatgttatcCATTGTTTTGTTGGTGGCCCCTATCCCTCCAGTCTATTAAATGGTAAGCTCCGCCGTATGAACTCTATGAATGGGAGTTGGCAGCACTCACCAATGTCATaaatcaaaaaacaaagaagaaaagTCTTTTGAAGGGTAACGTAAATGCATATTTCAAGCACACAATAAAAAACTGTagcatgtattttattattattattattattaagcctataacttttatttttgcatgCAGTAGTAGAAGCTTTGTGTTTGTTTCGTTTGTTGCATTTCAGTGTTAAAATACCctataaaataatgatttgaaGTCactaaccaaaaaaaaaaatatatatattttttttaattttcagaaGAAATTCACAAACATTACgtgtttaaaaaaagtctgtttTAAAGTGGAATGTACAGTCttgaacattatttatttatttatttatttgtgggCAGGTTTTTCTACACGGATCAATATCAGAGCAGCGTGCGCTGAGAAGGAAACGCCATCCAAGCACCGCAGGACGCTGACCTTTCACTCTCCCTACAGGTCACACCATCCTCCCCTAAACAGGTCAACACACCAACACACAACTATGTCAAAGTATGCCTTAACAGGGAATATATCCAGCGGATACTAACACAAGCCAAGGAGTGGGCGATTCAATCAAAAGCCGAAAACGCAAGAAAACATATACCCAGCAGCCCATAGGCAGCTGCGCATTAATAATCAGTGTTCTGGTGATTTCTGAACAAACCGACTGTCTTCTTAGGAGTGGCTTCAAGTTGTATTTCCTGTGAATAAAATATGTAGGATATACATTATGTCTATGTGCCCATCTCAAAATACACTGTGGCACCGGGTGGTGATTTTACAGCCTATCCCTTCCCCCAGGCTTTACACAAATGAATATTAATCTGATCCTTCACTGTATAAAGTTCTACACACTGCACAGGAGATTTAACAAAGATAGTGACACGGGTGCGATCGCTCAAAGTCTCAAGAACCTCGAGTCTATTAATTACTTATGCTGAAGATTGTTTTCATAACACTTTTCCTGCTGTCACTGATCTCATCATACACGAAAAATAGCCTGCGACAATATTCCTTGACGTTGCTACATAATGTCAAATGCGCCGTTTAcaattcttttgttttatattataccGCTTTTATTGGGTTTATTCATTATCTGCGCTTGGAAAGCACAcggaattaaataaaaaaaaacggcTTACAATTGAGCGAACAAGTCTCAGTCACCTCTTAATtctgcaggattttttttttttttttaatatagagCTTGTCAAGAGTGCCAGAGTCAAGTTCAAGTTCACGGCCACTTGATTTCAAACTCCATTTTATCCTAAGTGTGGAGGGAATGGCGACTGCGGCATTAAATTGCGGCATTAATCCAAGATTAAACAAGGCTACTCTAATAGTGAAGAAAaactttatattatttgtaCTGATATTATGGCCACAAAAGTCAGTTTTCCCGTGTATCTGTTTTCTTCGCACTGCACTCAGTAGCTATGCCTGTGCGTTGTTGCGAAAGCTCTGTTAAAatgtttgtgtcttttttctttcaaaatgctGAAATATCTCTATCAGTTCTAGTGGTCCATTGGTGTTTGAAACGCCGAGATGTTTATGGAAAGATAATTCTGCCTAGTAACACAACAGCTAAATGCGTCTTCAGACCACTGTCAAATTTCTGGTTTAAAGTCTGTTTAGACTACACAAAAAAGAAGGCCTAAAAGTTGTCAAAGTTTACTAATATAATCTATAGAAAGCATGGAAGGAACACGACGCGTTGTAAAGATTGTACACTTGCACCACGTTTTATTATATCTGTATGCAGTAAAATTTTTATCACAATAATGGAGAAAACACTTCTCAAACTTTGAACAAAACACATATAACAAAACAACTGCCCCTGTTCAGCCCATAATTGTACATATTTATAGTAAAGAAACATTCTTTATAAATATTGTTTCATCTGTAGCAAGTAAATAccataatttaattacaaatggATAAATATGGCAGTCGATATTTACAAAAAGAAGGGTGTAGTTACAGATATTTAACGGCACGACATTAATTTGCCCCACAATCTTccaaatatatttcacaattcaaaCTTGCAAAGCACAAAACATCACAAGTTAAGCCCAGCAAACTAAGATATACATTCACAAGCAAATATTGTGTCTGTCTTCGTTAAATGTTGACTTTGGCACTCTTTCCAGTTAATAGTTGTTTAGTTTACAATCAGTTTGCCTTAATGGGATCACAATATTCATTATGATAATACAACTTTATGGTAATATGTGCACTAAAAAGTCCAGTTAGAGAAATAGCTACCATTGAAGGAACATCTATACACCAAAAAACCGACAAAATCTATTACAACCATTGGGAAAGAGAGCGCGTAGTATGTACAAAAAAGATTATGCTTAGTGCTTTTGCGCACGTTTCTTCTGTCGATGTGGGAATGTTAAATCCTGCTGGACAAGCGCGTAATATAGGAGCGTTCGTTTTGTACAAGCTGTATATGGATCTCCTGGTTTTCTGAAATGGTTCCTCCTGGGATGGCACAGTCTTAAACATACCATTCACTGAAATTGGACGATAAACTGCTGTGGTTGTTGGAACTGTGGACCGCTGAGGAAGGCGACAGATTGTTGTTGCTTTGGGTCTCAGTGGAGGGGGACACCAGACCAGGGGGTGTTGAGGACTCATAACCAGAACTTGCCGCTGGCGACGAGTCAGATGCAGATGGGGATGCCTCGTGAAcctaaacatacacacacacacacgcgcgcacaaaaattaaataattaatgatcCTCGGAATGAATCATGAATAGCGTGTATTGGTAAAACTTATTCATGAGTAAATTCTGGACAAATCAATAGTTTGTTCAAATATGAATCAATGCATTAGCTAATAATCTGTTATGTATATAGCCTAATACAATCATGtttgttagtgtttttaattaaatgtaggCTATCATTGATATTAACACACGAAGTTGCCTTTAAACAGTTTAGTGgcaaatatatgtataatgtatTTCTCATTCTGTGTTCTAGAGGAATTACCTTCATATGCTTTCGAAGAGAGCTGGGGTGAGTGTAGGACTTGTCGCACATTTTGCACAGATACGGTTTGTCTGACGTGTGAACGTGCATGTGCTTCTTTCGGTCACTGCTGTTCGCGAAGCGCCGATCACATCCCTCAAACTCACACTGAAATGGTTTCTCCcctgagaagaaaaaaagacgaTATAAACATTCACACGATTAGTGATTAAGGTTTaaatcagttttaatttttaaaacacacCACAAAAATAGCCATATCACAACATATAATAAATCTGCGATTCAGGTATAGCTTCAAgagaatatataaatgtaattatttctaaagataaaacatctaaaacaaagcattttaaataaatttaaatgaaatcacTCAAGAGGTTATCATATGCACGTAGTTGTAATACAGAGCTGTAGTACGCCTTACAACGACACAGGGGGTCACACACAGCCTCATCTATAGCCTTTCCAAATATGAGCAGTGTAAAAGTTACAACAATAAATAGATATATAAAATCTAATTCTGCTGATAATTACGTTTGCAAGAATTTGCTTTATTCAGCGATCtgtccaaacaaaacaaaactgaaataatcAGTCACACTATTTTCAACGTTCAGCTTTTGTCAGCCCCGCACAAAACTTAGCCATTTGCTTAGAAAtaatcaaaatgcaattaacacCTTGACAAATAGAAGGCTCAATACCTCCGTGTATTCTAAAGAGGAAATTGCTCAAATGTGCAACCCTGGTAATGGCCTGTCTAACACATAGTCTGTCAATGCAATGGAAAGAATAACAAAAGGCCCACATATCGCCCATTCCTAAAGTAGGAAATATAGcctattcttatttttatgtcGTCCTTTTTGTGTTGGAAATGGTCTGCATTCATTTTGTAATTCTTATGTACATGCATGTGTAGCTATGCGCTTTGTATACACTTTGTaatcattgtttttaaatataaagtgtattattgttatatatgcATTGTTTCTAATTTTAACAACAATTAAAATACTCCGGTACGTGGCCAAAAACCCTACAAAATAAACTGGAGTAAATTTCAAAATCCTGACGTAGTAACCCGAGTGCTTGAGCATTGGTCCACGCAAACATTAAACCGGTTGGAGAGATTTACGGCTGCTCTGCGCACGCGACGAGCCCTCGAGTCGCCTTTGACCCGTTTAAAGTTTATGAACCACAAACCCTCGACAGTCTCTTACATAATTCAGCACATTGTTGCAAAACATCGCATTTAGCCTACTCCGTACGAGTTCAGGTATAATCGCTTTCAGCCGCGTTCACTTAAACGAATTGGATATGTGCTCACAAGCATCCGTTTTCTTTTAAAGATCTAAATCTGCTTGCGCTCTCAAAGTCTAAAAATACACCGTCCTGGCATAATCAGCTTATTTTTGTAAGAACCACTATTTGCGATACTATTTTGAGGGTTGATAAAATAGAGCTCCAAAACATATGCAACACCCACAGATGTTAATGTGACAAGCTCAAGCAGAAATAAATATCATAATTACCTGTGTGTGTTCTCTTGTGAATCTTCAGGTTTTCTGATCTTGCGAAGACTTTTCCACATCCAGGGAACGGGCAGGGGAAAGGTTTTTCTCCCGTATGCACGCGGATGTGATTGACCAGTTTATATTTGGCTTTAAAGGGCTTGCTTTCCCGGGGACACTCTTCCCAAAAGCAGACGTGGTTGCTCTGTTCGGGTCCTCCAACGTGCTCGACCGAGACGTGGGTGACCAGTTCGTGCATGGTGCTGAAAGTTTTATTGCAACTCTTCTTAGGATTACTGAGCTGCTCTGGATCGATCCATTTACAGATGAGCTCTTGCTTAATGCACTGCTGCCTCATGTAGCGAAAGAAGGCACCGGGGTGATGGTGATGCGCTGCCATATTCATCCCCATGTTCATATTCATGGAGCCGTACTGGTTGTGCAGCTGGGCGGCAGAGTAAGGGTCGGTCCTCGGGCTGGAGACCTGGTGGTACTGGTCTGATCGCCCGAAAACCTCCCCCGGTAGTCCGAGTCGCATCTGCCCGTTGAGCACGTTTGGGGAACCGTGAGATCCATGCTGCTCGTGGATGCCAGGGAACAGAATGTGGCCTTGGCTGTCTGTGTGAGAGTGATGGAGCGAGCCGGCAGTGGGGCCGAAGAGTGCGTGCTGGCCTCCCGCCGGTGACGATTCCCCGAATCCACGGCTGCGAAAGAGAAAGTCCCGCGTGGAGTTAAACGGCGAGCTCGCGTATGATGTGACATGAGCCGCGTGCGCGCCCAGAGCCGCTGCGGGGTAACCGGGCGCTTGGCTCGTGAATGCAGAACTCTGTCCGGGCGAGAGATCGTGGTTCAGTTTGAAGGCGCCCATGTGCGCCGAGTCGACGAAGCTGTTCTGCGCTAAACTCAAGTCTCTGTCCTGCATCTCACTGGAGGAGTGATGATGCCTGGCAAAGGTGCCCACTCCCAAACCAGGGAACTGATGCCCAGCGTCCAGTAACATGCTTTCGTTGAGCAAAACCAATTCTC of Ctenopharyngodon idella isolate HZGC_01 chromosome 9, HZGC01, whole genome shotgun sequence contains these proteins:
- the zic2a gene encoding zinc finger protein ZIC 2a isoform X1 is translated as MLLDAGHQFPGLGVGTFARHHHSSSEMQDRDLSLAQNSFVDSAHMGAFKLNHDLSPGQSSAFTSQAPGYPAAALGAHAAHVTSYASSPFNSTRDFLFRSRGFGESSPAGGQHALFGPTAGSLHHSHTDSQGHILFPGIHEQHGSHGSPNVLNGQMRLGLPGEVFGRSDQYHQVSSPRTDPYSAAQLHNQYGSMNMNMGMNMAAHHHHPGAFFRYMRQQCIKQELICKWIDPEQLSNPKKSCNKTFSTMHELVTHVSVEHVGGPEQSNHVCFWEECPRESKPFKAKYKLVNHIRVHTGEKPFPCPFPGCGKVFARSENLKIHKRTHTGEKPFQCEFEGCDRRFANSSDRKKHMHVHTSDKPYLCKMCDKSYTHPSSLRKHMKVHEASPSASDSSPAASSGYESSTPPGLVSPSTETQSNNNLSPSSAVHSSNNHSSLSSNFSEWYV
- the zic2a gene encoding zinc finger protein ZIC 2a isoform X2 gives rise to the protein MKFRGFGESSPAGGQHALFGPTAGSLHHSHTDSQGHILFPGIHEQHGSHGSPNVLNGQMRLGLPGEVFGRSDQYHQVSSPRTDPYSAAQLHNQYGSMNMNMGMNMAAHHHHPGAFFRYMRQQCIKQELICKWIDPEQLSNPKKSCNKTFSTMHELVTHVSVEHVGGPEQSNHVCFWEECPRESKPFKAKYKLVNHIRVHTGEKPFPCPFPGCGKVFARSENLKIHKRTHTGEKPFQCEFEGCDRRFANSSDRKKHMHVHTSDKPYLCKMCDKSYTHPSSLRKHMKVHEASPSASDSSPAASSGYESSTPPGLVSPSTETQSNNNLSPSSAVHSSNNHSSLSSNFSEWYV